The following proteins come from a genomic window of Aquimarina sp. MAR_2010_214:
- the speB gene encoding agmatinase: MSKIIIQGIQFDKKSSFQQGPGLAPPLIREALHCGSLNLFTENGITIEDSRITDKGDFDISDYFDIETITSNHLASETKVFTLGGDHSITFPIIKAHHKKYPKLDILHIDAHSDLYDNFEGDKYSHACPFARIMENRFAARLVQVGIRTLNTHQAEQAEKFNVEIHQMKNLDLTKISQFDNPVYISLDMDGFDPAYAPGVSHHEPGGLSSRQVIDLIHNIKGEVIGADIVEYNPNRDFQNMTAFLAAKMMKEILGKML, translated from the coding sequence ATGAGTAAAATTATCATACAAGGAATACAATTTGATAAAAAGTCCTCTTTTCAGCAAGGCCCGGGACTAGCTCCTCCATTAATTAGAGAAGCATTACACTGTGGTTCGCTTAATCTTTTTACAGAAAACGGAATCACAATCGAAGATTCTCGAATAACTGATAAAGGAGATTTTGATATTTCTGATTATTTTGACATTGAAACCATTACTTCAAATCATTTAGCATCTGAGACAAAAGTTTTTACTTTGGGAGGGGATCACTCCATTACCTTTCCTATTATTAAGGCACATCATAAAAAATATCCGAAATTAGATATTTTACATATCGATGCACATTCTGATTTGTATGATAACTTTGAAGGCGACAAGTACTCTCACGCCTGTCCTTTTGCAAGAATTATGGAAAACAGATTCGCAGCCAGATTAGTTCAGGTTGGGATTAGAACATTAAATACCCATCAGGCAGAGCAGGCCGAAAAATTTAATGTCGAAATTCATCAAATGAAGAACCTGGACTTAACCAAGATATCTCAATTTGATAATCCTGTATATATCTCATTGGATATGGATGGTTTTGATCCAGCATATGCACCCGGAGTTTCACATCATGAGCCTGGAGGTCTTTCTTCAAGGCAAGTAATCGATTTAATTCATAATATAAAAGGCGAAGTTATTGGGGCAGATATTGTAGAATATAATCCTAATAGAGATTTTCAGAATATGACAGCATTTTTGGCAGCCAAAATGATGAAAGAAATTTTAGGAAAGATGTTATAA
- a CDS encoding nuclear transport factor 2 family protein — MNYILKIVLVCCISLLAYQTNAQSKQDSLDIKQVALDYLEAQHNVNPKQFQRAAHPRMVKRTFWKNKATNKEYLRETFTDFMVILSEFYNSNGDKFPKNPKKEVIILDVFDKTASVKLIADEWIDYMHIVKINGTWKIVNVLWQFNDSSQH, encoded by the coding sequence ATGAATTATATACTTAAAATTGTTTTAGTATGCTGTATCAGTTTACTAGCCTACCAAACAAATGCGCAATCCAAACAAGATTCTCTAGATATTAAACAAGTAGCTCTTGATTACCTCGAAGCACAACACAATGTAAACCCTAAACAATTTCAGCGAGCTGCTCATCCTAGAATGGTAAAAAGAACCTTTTGGAAAAATAAAGCTACAAACAAAGAATACCTTCGAGAAACGTTTACAGATTTTATGGTAATTCTATCGGAGTTTTATAACAGTAATGGGGATAAGTTTCCCAAAAACCCAAAAAAAGAGGTTATTATATTAGATGTTTTTGATAAGACCGCTTCTGTAAAACTTATTGCCGATGAGTGGATTGATTATATGCATATTGTAAAAATAAATGGCACATGGAAAATTGTAAATGTCCTTTGGCAATTTAACGATTCATCCCAACATTAA
- a CDS encoding ketopantoate reductase C-terminal domain-containing protein encodes MRKIGILGLGAIGSVMSRALVAHPENEIFYYTRTPKSKIKIQFQNKKIEIPIDSKKERSEELDWLLICLKEYHFETAKEQLVQLIGVYTKVVVIRNGIELKAPITPFTTDENILECMIDCPTQPIEDNYYLQYRKPILKVEKSKLAKRFRALFTKNDVQIIEVQDYKTENWKKLIESSALGSILCLTGRTCSVFENPEVIDLYKDLLREGIEVAKSNGAIIEGNFESEMLDKIATYSKTKGSSMLSDRLTGNIIEVNAKNGAIEKVASQNKIATPINDTICKLLRQINQN; translated from the coding sequence ATGAGAAAAATTGGAATACTCGGTCTTGGTGCAATAGGTTCTGTAATGTCACGGGCATTAGTAGCACATCCTGAAAACGAAATATTTTATTATACCAGAACTCCTAAATCGAAAATCAAAATACAATTTCAAAATAAAAAAATAGAAATACCTATCGATTCTAAAAAAGAAAGATCAGAAGAACTCGATTGGTTACTTATATGCTTAAAAGAATATCATTTTGAAACAGCTAAAGAACAACTGGTTCAATTAATTGGAGTATACACCAAAGTTGTTGTTATAAGAAATGGTATAGAATTAAAAGCACCTATTACACCTTTTACGACAGATGAAAATATTTTGGAATGTATGATTGATTGCCCGACTCAACCCATTGAAGATAATTATTACTTACAATATAGAAAACCGATACTTAAAGTCGAAAAAAGCAAGTTAGCAAAACGATTTAGAGCGCTTTTCACCAAAAATGACGTGCAAATAATAGAAGTACAAGATTACAAAACCGAAAATTGGAAAAAACTTATAGAAAGCTCTGCGCTAGGATCTATACTATGCTTAACCGGAAGAACATGTTCTGTTTTTGAAAACCCTGAAGTAATAGATTTGTATAAGGACCTGCTAAGAGAAGGAATTGAAGTCGCCAAATCAAACGGAGCTATAATTGAAGGTAATTTTGAATCTGAAATGCTAGATAAAATAGCTACGTACTCGAAAACAAAAGGAAGCTCGATGCTATCAGATCGGTTAACAGGAAATATCATAGAAGTTAACGCAAAAAATGGAGCGATCGAAAAGGTAGCTTCACAAAATAAAATTGCAACGCCAATTAATGATACTATTTGTAAATTACTCAGGCAAATAAATCAGAATTAA
- a CDS encoding aminotransferase class I/II-fold pyridoxal phosphate-dependent enzyme, which produces MNIPIFELERVQSLFENTVDYNLTESGFHPYTLNELLEKDQIDTLTNTVLGYGQTNGSIPLRKRISAMYNDANEENVLVTNGSSEANFIACHTLLEKGDEVVMMVPNYMQIWGIAEEMGCIPKAFHLREENKWKPDIEELKTLVTSKTKMIALCNPNNPTGYTLSSEEMQEIVAIARSVDAWVYCDEVYRGAELDGEIIESFIGMYDKVMVNGGLSKAYALPGLRLGWLIGPEALIADTWAYHDYTSITAGIMSHYIGEIALRPEKRKEILTRNRTMLNENLKVVKQWLDQYGDLFEYVPPKSGGMLFIKYNLDINSTELAEWLRTEKSVFILAGDCYGMDHHFRIGIGERKEYILAGLERVKQALKERFNLS; this is translated from the coding sequence ATGAATATTCCAATTTTTGAGCTCGAAAGAGTACAATCCTTATTTGAAAACACAGTAGATTATAATCTAACAGAAAGTGGTTTTCATCCCTACACGCTTAATGAATTGTTAGAAAAAGACCAGATAGATACACTTACCAATACTGTTTTAGGGTACGGACAAACTAATGGTTCTATCCCATTGCGTAAAAGAATTAGCGCGATGTATAATGATGCTAATGAGGAGAATGTATTGGTAACCAATGGTTCTTCTGAAGCGAATTTTATTGCTTGTCATACTTTATTAGAAAAAGGAGACGAAGTGGTTATGATGGTACCCAATTATATGCAGATCTGGGGTATTGCCGAAGAGATGGGATGTATCCCCAAGGCTTTTCATTTACGTGAAGAAAACAAATGGAAACCAGATATCGAAGAATTAAAAACTCTGGTCACTTCAAAAACAAAAATGATTGCACTGTGTAACCCTAATAACCCAACAGGATACACGCTCTCTTCTGAAGAAATGCAGGAAATTGTAGCTATCGCACGGAGTGTAGACGCCTGGGTATATTGTGATGAAGTATATCGTGGAGCCGAATTAGACGGAGAAATTATAGAGAGTTTTATTGGGATGTATGACAAGGTTATGGTTAACGGTGGATTATCTAAAGCCTATGCCCTGCCCGGATTACGTTTAGGGTGGTTAATAGGCCCCGAAGCATTGATCGCAGATACATGGGCATATCATGATTATACCTCTATTACTGCGGGTATTATGAGTCATTATATTGGTGAGATCGCATTAAGACCCGAAAAACGTAAAGAAATACTAACCCGAAACAGAACCATGCTTAATGAAAACTTAAAAGTAGTAAAGCAATGGTTGGATCAATATGGGGATTTATTTGAATATGTCCCCCCTAAGAGTGGTGGAATGTTATTTATAAAATACAATTTAGATATTAATTCTACCGAACTGGCAGAATGGTTACGTACAGAAAAAAGCGTATTTATTTTGGCAGGAGATTGTTATGGGATGGACCATCATTTCAGAATAGGGATTGGAGAACGCAAAGAATATATACTGGCAGGTTTAGAACGCGTTAAACAAGCTCTTAAAGAACGGTTTAATTTATCATAG
- a CDS encoding helix-turn-helix domain-containing protein: MQTLLNQLVYFGYFQSLFLLCIYLFSPKNRKNINGYVAFLVLVLMIGLSGRVLYISDIFGKNFRLIAFSEFATLLFGSTIYLFTKSSLLNKRFSYQDLLHYIPGFFYIIFVVFIFMLPTDEVIGSRVKSGELFRTITIFIGIGLLFNITYWVMSLQLFLSFRKGLRNELSYTVKTQFFFNFLIAIGICLLCWVIVYFISIFGFEMIERTARETIWLSIALIILFIAYYGMISPDLFKIIPVGIQKKYTQSKLSKSDLDHLQTKLDQLMVEKKPYLNRKLLKAELADMLGVSSPEIARLLNENIGMNFFEYINYHRIKEFVELTKTDKAKNFTFFGLAQEAGFNSKTTFNKSFKKLMGTSPKEYFTSQQ; the protein is encoded by the coding sequence ATGCAAACACTTTTGAATCAACTCGTATATTTTGGTTATTTCCAGAGTCTGTTTTTACTCTGTATTTACCTTTTTTCGCCAAAGAACAGAAAAAACATTAATGGGTATGTCGCTTTTTTAGTACTGGTTCTTATGATTGGTTTATCGGGCCGGGTACTGTATATATCAGATATTTTTGGTAAAAACTTTCGGTTGATTGCATTTTCTGAGTTTGCAACACTCCTATTTGGATCTACAATTTACTTATTTACCAAATCTTCTTTATTAAACAAACGTTTTTCGTATCAGGACCTATTACACTACATCCCTGGGTTTTTCTATATCATTTTTGTTGTTTTTATCTTTATGCTTCCCACAGACGAGGTTATTGGATCAAGAGTTAAAAGCGGAGAATTATTTCGTACCATAACTATTTTTATTGGTATTGGTCTACTATTCAACATTACGTATTGGGTAATGAGTCTTCAGTTATTTCTTTCTTTTAGGAAAGGGTTGCGTAATGAATTAAGTTATACTGTAAAGACACAGTTTTTCTTTAATTTTCTTATTGCAATTGGTATTTGCTTACTATGCTGGGTTATTGTGTATTTCATTAGTATTTTTGGATTCGAAATGATAGAAAGAACAGCAAGAGAGACGATTTGGCTAAGTATTGCTTTAATTATTCTTTTTATCGCTTATTATGGTATGATTTCTCCTGATTTATTTAAAATCATCCCTGTCGGAATTCAAAAAAAATATACCCAATCCAAACTATCTAAATCAGATCTAGATCATTTACAAACCAAATTAGATCAGTTAATGGTAGAGAAAAAACCGTATCTCAATAGAAAATTATTAAAAGCAGAACTTGCTGACATGCTGGGAGTAAGTAGCCCAGAAATAGCTCGACTATTGAATGAAAATATCGGCATGAATTTCTTTGAATACATTAATTATCACCGGATTAAAGAGTTTGTAGAATTAACAAAAACAGATAAAGCCAAAAATTTCACCTTTTTTGGGCTGGCCCAGGAAGCAGGTTTTAATTCTAAAACCACATTTAATAAATCTTTCAAAAAATTGATGGGAACGTCACCAAAAGAATATTTTACTTCTCAGCAATAA
- a CDS encoding M1 family metallopeptidase — MNTFYTIAFSILSFTLLSAQEQQFTRQDSLRGSITPEREWWDLTYYHLDIAVDPDKKTISGKNTIHYKVLKEHNIMQIDLQSPLKIEKVLQNNKQLKVTSEGNAHFITLSTAQKENSKNEIEVYYSGKPREAVRAPWDGGISWKKDQNGKHFVASSCQGLGASIWWPNKDHMYDEVDSLLISVNVPSTLMNVSNGRLRKTEKHDNGTKTFHWFVSNPINNYGVNINIGDYVHFGEQYEGEKGKLDMDYYVLKDNLEKAKKQFKDAPKMMKAFEHWFGPYPFYEDSFKLVEVPYLGMEHQSSVTYGNKYLNGYLGNDLSGSGWGTKFDFIIIHESGHEWFANNITYKDIADMWIHESFTAYSENLFVDYHYGKKAASEYVIGTRRNIQNDRPIIGHYNVNKEGSGDMYYKGANMLHTLRQLLEDDKKWRAVLRGLNSTFYHKTVTTKQIEDYISKETKIDLTQFFNQYLRTVKIPTLEYKFKEGELKYRYTNIVDKFDMPIRLFIDGTPKWIQPNANWQTKDFKGEKLTVDPNFYVNITEL; from the coding sequence ATGAACACATTCTATACAATAGCATTCAGTATTCTAAGTTTCACCTTATTATCTGCACAAGAACAACAATTTACAAGACAAGATTCTCTTAGAGGTTCTATAACCCCAGAACGAGAATGGTGGGATTTAACCTATTACCATCTTGATATCGCTGTTGATCCGGATAAAAAAACTATTTCAGGAAAAAATACAATTCATTACAAAGTACTGAAAGAGCATAACATAATGCAAATCGACTTGCAGTCACCTCTAAAAATAGAAAAAGTACTTCAGAATAATAAACAACTAAAAGTAACTTCAGAAGGTAATGCACATTTTATAACACTATCAACAGCGCAAAAAGAAAATAGTAAAAATGAAATAGAAGTGTATTATAGTGGTAAACCTCGAGAAGCTGTTCGTGCACCATGGGATGGTGGTATTTCATGGAAAAAAGATCAAAACGGAAAACATTTTGTAGCTTCTTCATGTCAGGGATTAGGAGCCAGCATATGGTGGCCCAATAAAGATCATATGTATGATGAAGTAGATAGTTTATTAATTAGCGTTAATGTACCATCTACTCTTATGAATGTATCTAATGGTCGATTGCGTAAAACAGAAAAACATGACAATGGCACCAAAACATTTCATTGGTTTGTAAGTAATCCTATCAATAACTATGGGGTGAATATCAATATCGGAGATTATGTGCATTTTGGGGAACAATACGAAGGTGAGAAAGGTAAACTTGATATGGATTATTATGTACTAAAAGATAACTTGGAAAAAGCAAAAAAACAATTTAAAGATGCCCCCAAGATGATGAAAGCTTTTGAGCATTGGTTTGGCCCCTACCCTTTTTATGAAGATAGTTTTAAACTGGTTGAAGTACCTTACTTAGGAATGGAACATCAAAGCTCTGTAACTTATGGAAACAAATATTTAAATGGATATCTAGGTAATGATCTTTCTGGATCAGGATGGGGAACAAAATTTGATTTTATTATTATCCATGAATCAGGTCACGAATGGTTTGCTAATAATATCACGTATAAAGATATTGCAGACATGTGGATACATGAGAGTTTTACGGCCTATTCTGAGAATCTGTTTGTTGATTATCATTATGGCAAAAAAGCAGCTTCAGAATATGTAATAGGTACCAGAAGAAATATTCAAAATGATAGACCAATTATTGGCCACTATAATGTTAATAAAGAAGGATCAGGTGATATGTATTACAAAGGAGCAAATATGCTTCATACACTTCGTCAACTTCTAGAGGATGATAAAAAATGGAGAGCTGTTCTAAGAGGGCTTAATTCTACTTTTTATCATAAGACCGTAACAACAAAACAGATTGAAGATTATATTAGTAAGGAAACCAAAATTGATTTAACTCAGTTTTTTAATCAATACTTAAGAACTGTAAAAATACCTACTCTCGAATACAAGTTTAAAGAAGGTGAATTAAAATATCGCTACACTAATATCGTAGATAAATTTGATATGCCGATACGCCTTTTTATAGATGGTACTCCAAAATGGATTCAACCTAATGCCAATTGGCAGACAAAAGATTTTAAAGGAGAAAAACTTACTGTAGACCCTAATTTCTATGTAAATATAACAGAACTATAG
- a CDS encoding alpha/beta fold hydrolase: MKTFRITLLALIIINLGFSQTSAIKIEITGQGDPVLFLPGFTTPGSIWNDTVEHLTTKSEAHLISYAGFNGNPPIAMPWYDTIKEELIVYIKDKNLTNVTIIGHSMGGNLAIDLAAALPDTITRLVIVDSIPCMRELMMPGVPESQIQYDSPYNKQMLQTEDTQFKQTATMMAQNMTNNKDKVDILINWIMEADRETYVYGYTDLLKLDLRKVLNKVTAKTLILGASFPSVEVAKSNYEKQYTTLANKSIKMASNSKHFIMFDQPEWFYTTVNAFLANE; encoded by the coding sequence ATGAAAACATTTAGAATTACCTTATTAGCCCTAATTATTATAAACTTAGGATTTAGTCAAACATCAGCTATCAAAATTGAAATAACTGGGCAAGGAGATCCTGTATTATTTTTACCAGGTTTTACCACTCCCGGATCAATATGGAACGATACCGTTGAACATTTAACTACAAAAAGTGAAGCTCATCTTATTTCCTACGCTGGTTTTAATGGTAACCCTCCTATTGCAATGCCATGGTATGATACCATTAAAGAAGAGTTGATTGTATATATCAAAGATAAAAATCTAACTAATGTAACAATTATAGGGCACAGTATGGGTGGAAACCTGGCTATTGACCTTGCTGCAGCATTACCCGATACAATTACCAGATTAGTTATTGTAGATTCTATCCCTTGTATGAGAGAATTAATGATGCCGGGGGTACCAGAAAGTCAAATACAATACGATAGCCCATATAACAAGCAAATGCTACAAACAGAAGATACGCAGTTTAAACAAACAGCCACTATGATGGCTCAAAATATGACCAATAACAAAGATAAAGTAGATATCTTGATCAATTGGATTATGGAAGCTGATCGCGAAACCTATGTTTATGGATATACCGATTTATTAAAACTGGATTTAAGAAAGGTTTTAAACAAAGTGACTGCAAAAACTTTAATTCTGGGAGCATCATTTCCTTCTGTAGAGGTTGCAAAGTCTAATTATGAAAAACAATATACTACTTTAGCAAACAAATCTATCAAGATGGCTTCAAACAGTAAACACTTTATAATGTTTGATCAACCCGAATGGTTTTATACAACAGTAAACGCTTTCCTGGCAAATGAGTAA
- a CDS encoding pyridoxal-phosphate dependent enzyme yields the protein MKRDIIDAYKISKSDLHRTPMAHSPELSKISGANVFLKMEFLQYTGSFKIRGVLTKMRSLDKSVFDKTFVAASTGNHAAAFGYASGKFGFNGVLFLPKKTNETKIKALEQYAIRVIFYGENSLETEEKAATYAKGIDGILIHPYNDSEIIKGQGTIAIEIEEQVPEVDTILTPVGGGGLASGIGTYFGTNDSISVIGCQPKNASEMYLSIQHNSIVSPSTLSTIADASAGGIEDNAITFDICKKHLSGFEIIEEEDIKKAVAFMMKYHKVEIEPTAALPIAALLQSKAYQGKNVVLVITGKKIDNQLLTQIMGKYGNYY from the coding sequence ATGAAAAGAGATATCATAGATGCATACAAAATTAGCAAGTCTGATTTGCATAGAACTCCTATGGCGCATTCTCCAGAGTTAAGTAAAATATCCGGGGCGAATGTCTTTCTTAAAATGGAATTTTTGCAATACACGGGGTCGTTTAAAATACGAGGGGTTCTTACTAAAATGCGCAGTTTAGACAAAAGTGTTTTTGACAAAACTTTTGTTGCAGCATCTACAGGAAATCATGCCGCAGCATTTGGATATGCTTCAGGAAAATTTGGATTTAATGGAGTATTATTTCTTCCAAAAAAAACAAATGAAACAAAAATAAAAGCGCTTGAACAATACGCGATCAGAGTTATTTTTTATGGTGAAAACAGCTTAGAAACCGAAGAAAAAGCGGCAACATATGCAAAAGGGATTGATGGTATTTTAATTCACCCGTATAATGACTCTGAAATTATTAAAGGTCAAGGCACTATTGCCATTGAAATAGAAGAGCAAGTACCAGAAGTGGATACTATTTTAACTCCTGTTGGTGGTGGCGGACTGGCATCTGGGATAGGCACTTATTTTGGCACTAATGATAGTATTTCGGTTATTGGCTGTCAACCCAAAAATGCTTCAGAAATGTATTTATCAATACAACATAATAGTATTGTTTCTCCGAGTACTTTATCAACTATTGCAGATGCATCTGCTGGCGGAATTGAAGATAATGCGATCACCTTTGATATTTGTAAAAAACACTTGTCTGGTTTTGAGATTATCGAAGAAGAGGATATTAAAAAAGCTGTGGCTTTTATGATGAAATATCATAAAGTAGAAATCGAACCTACAGCAGCACTACCTATCGCAGCATTATTACAAAGTAAAGCGTATCAAGGTAAAAATGTAGTTCTGGTAATAACAGGAAAAAAAATAGATAATCAATTGTTAACTCAAATAATGGGGAAATATGGCAACTATTATTAA
- a CDS encoding GNAT family N-acetyltransferase: MKITSLPKLQTERLLLRQLKENDNKVILFLRSDQAVNAFVKRPKTNTIEEANNFINKINKGIDEQDWLFWGITIKDNPELIGTICLWNFSEDKKIAEVGYDLHPKFHKQGIMNEALISILNYGFKVLELDTIEAFTHQNNEPSKKLLSKNNFTHIEYRKDSDNLDNIIFSISRNE; this comes from the coding sequence ATGAAAATTACCTCTTTACCAAAATTACAAACCGAAAGATTACTTTTAAGGCAATTAAAAGAAAATGACAATAAGGTAATTCTCTTCTTACGATCTGATCAAGCAGTTAATGCATTTGTAAAAAGACCAAAAACGAATACAATAGAAGAGGCTAATAACTTTATTAACAAAATTAACAAAGGAATTGATGAGCAAGATTGGCTATTCTGGGGAATTACAATAAAAGATAATCCCGAACTTATTGGTACTATCTGTCTTTGGAATTTCTCTGAAGACAAAAAAATAGCAGAAGTAGGTTACGACTTGCATCCAAAGTTTCACAAGCAAGGGATTATGAATGAAGCATTGATAAGTATTCTTAATTATGGATTTAAAGTCTTAGAGTTGGATACCATAGAAGCTTTTACCCATCAAAACAATGAGCCTTCAAAAAAGCTATTATCAAAAAATAACTTCACTCACATTGAGTATAGAAAGGATAGCGATAATCTAGACAATATTATCTTTTCTATTTCTAGAAATGAATAA
- a CDS encoding NAD(P)-binding domain-containing protein, protein MATIINLKDIKESIKSLDVVAAMKEGFIHYSNKKTVVPPVGELLFEDPPGDVHIKYGYIKNDDFYVIKIASGFYNNSKLGIASSQGMILLFNQKTGQPVAILLDEGYLTDIRTAAAGALAATYFAPKKIHAIGIIGTGIQAKLQLQFLQKNNPCKTVWVWGRTPKNAEKFKTELSTNFDIHIAKTPAEVAKNSTLIVTTTPSEIALLDAKDILPGAHITAVGSDTSDKQELGSEVLQKADIVIADSISQSKSRGEIYRAVKDGSISEEKIVELGNAIQDPALQRTHDDQITIVDLTGVAVQDIMIAKAVYKTYMNTKI, encoded by the coding sequence ATGGCAACTATTATTAATCTGAAAGATATTAAAGAAAGTATAAAATCATTAGATGTCGTTGCAGCTATGAAAGAAGGTTTTATACACTATAGTAATAAAAAAACGGTAGTTCCTCCTGTAGGCGAGTTATTGTTTGAGGACCCTCCTGGAGATGTACATATAAAATATGGATATATAAAGAATGATGATTTTTATGTAATCAAAATTGCCTCTGGTTTTTATAATAATTCAAAATTAGGGATAGCTTCCAGCCAGGGAATGATACTCTTATTTAATCAAAAAACAGGGCAGCCCGTAGCTATTTTATTAGATGAAGGGTATCTTACCGATATTCGTACTGCAGCAGCAGGTGCTCTGGCAGCTACATATTTTGCTCCTAAAAAAATACATGCTATTGGTATTATAGGTACCGGGATTCAGGCTAAACTCCAGTTGCAATTCCTGCAGAAAAACAATCCTTGTAAAACCGTATGGGTATGGGGAAGAACACCCAAAAATGCAGAGAAGTTTAAAACGGAATTGAGTACTAATTTTGATATTCATATTGCCAAAACTCCTGCCGAAGTAGCAAAAAACAGTACCTTAATTGTTACTACTACTCCATCTGAAATAGCACTGCTTGATGCAAAAGATATCCTGCCAGGTGCGCACATCACAGCAGTAGGCTCTGATACTTCAGATAAGCAAGAACTTGGCAGTGAAGTGCTTCAGAAAGCAGATATCGTCATTGCAGATAGTATTTCGCAAAGTAAAAGTAGAGGCGAAATATATCGGGCTGTTAAAGACGGTTCAATTTCCGAAGAAAAAATCGTAGAACTTGGTAATGCAATTCAAGATCCTGCCTTGCAACGTACCCATGATGATCAAATAACAATAGTAGACCTTACAGGAGTTGCAGTACAAGATATAATGATTGCAAAAGCTGTTTATAAAACATACATGAATACTAAAATATAA
- a CDS encoding RNA polymerase sigma factor, translated as MSKKNQQLFETVYRQCYPMVQQMCLGFMKGDIDLANDLSQEVFINIWNALENFKGQSTHKTWVYRITVNTCLQYIRKEKKKKRLSFDKIEHVLVDESQNQDAEQEQGLYIAIGQLEELDRLIIMMVLEGQDYETISHVLGIKPTNVRVKIHRIKKRLKKILDHE; from the coding sequence ATGAGTAAAAAGAATCAACAACTTTTCGAAACTGTATATCGCCAGTGTTATCCTATGGTACAGCAAATGTGTCTCGGTTTTATGAAAGGAGATATAGATTTGGCCAATGATCTTTCGCAAGAAGTATTCATTAATATCTGGAATGCTCTCGAAAACTTTAAAGGACAATCAACTCATAAAACCTGGGTGTATAGAATCACGGTAAATACATGCCTGCAATACATAAGAAAAGAAAAAAAGAAAAAGAGATTATCCTTTGATAAAATAGAACATGTACTGGTTGATGAGTCACAAAACCAAGATGCAGAACAAGAACAAGGATTGTATATCGCCATAGGTCAATTAGAAGAACTGGATAGATTAATTATTATGATGGTGTTAGAAGGACAGGACTATGAAACTATATCACATGTTTTAGGTATTAAACCCACCAATGTTAGGGTAAAAATTCACAGAATAAAGAAACGACTTAAAAAAATATTAGATCATGAGTAA
- a CDS encoding sulfite exporter TauE/SafE family protein: MSSYFIPFTAAFILGVSKSGLKGMGIVVVTLMALAHGAKASTGILLPLLIFADVLAVLYYNRHARWKYLLQFLPWMIGGVLLAVFVGKDLPEYIFKKGMAVIIIISVVIMFFWERYDKKNIPNRLWFISTTGFAAGFTTMIGNLAGAFTNIFFMATRIPKNEFIGTAAWLFFIINLFKLPFHIFSWDTINMKTLIVDLYLIPGVILGFVIGLKVVKRFKDHQYRKFILIMTAIGGLVILFK, encoded by the coding sequence ATGTCATCTTACTTTATTCCATTTACTGCTGCTTTTATATTAGGAGTATCCAAATCAGGACTCAAAGGAATGGGAATTGTAGTCGTAACCCTAATGGCACTTGCACATGGTGCAAAAGCATCTACAGGAATACTATTACCGCTTTTAATTTTCGCAGATGTTTTGGCTGTGCTGTATTATAACCGACATGCTCGTTGGAAATATCTCCTTCAATTCCTTCCATGGATGATAGGTGGCGTTCTATTAGCCGTTTTTGTAGGAAAAGATCTTCCTGAATATATATTTAAGAAAGGAATGGCCGTGATTATCATTATTAGTGTGGTTATCATGTTTTTTTGGGAACGGTACGATAAAAAAAACATACCTAATAGGCTTTGGTTTATTAGCACTACTGGGTTTGCTGCAGGTTTCACCACAATGATTGGAAACCTGGCAGGTGCATTTACCAATATTTTTTTCATGGCAACCCGAATACCAAAAAATGAGTTTATCGGTACTGCTGCTTGGTTATTTTTTATAATTAACTTGTTTAAACTTCCATTTCATATTTTTAGCTGGGATACTATAAATATGAAGACATTAATTGTGGATTTATATTTGATTCCGGGAGTTATACTGGGGTTCGTCATTGGACTCAAGGTAGTAAAACGGTTTAAAGATCATCAATACCGAAAATTCATTTTAATTATGACAGCGATTGGAGGATTGGTTATTTTATTTAAGTAA